From a region of the Bradyrhizobium diazoefficiens genome:
- a CDS encoding PD-(D/E)XK motif protein, with product MAWLEALTEVWDELTRTAPVARQYRTRLISTDLPLNILAGIRATDSAPCLMLQTAPTPEALFELGGMRLSTISDQLGPFLVLSLEDINRRDLFTTICADVVAAAAEAGSEDALSRFLGRLLAWRQFLRERRSGLSRQETIGLLGELLVLEQLLSADRRRLSAWKSPEDGLHDFESNGHALEIKTGLGPSSSITISKLDQLDLMGLRQLDLLHVRLIELPSGRCLQDIIAAITGSLPDDASRRAFEDALLGRGLMPDDDTARLLPRVQQRSIDAYSVTDGFPRLHRGALPVAIVEAIYTLEVRAISNFAVDPAATLDAFVQGGRQ from the coding sequence ATGGCCTGGCTGGAAGCTCTCACCGAAGTCTGGGACGAACTCACGCGCACGGCGCCGGTTGCACGGCAGTATCGGACGAGATTGATATCGACGGACCTGCCGTTGAATATTCTCGCAGGGATAAGAGCTACTGACAGTGCGCCCTGCCTAATGCTGCAGACCGCGCCCACACCTGAAGCTCTCTTCGAACTGGGTGGGATGCGATTGAGTACCATCTCCGACCAGTTGGGCCCGTTCCTGGTCCTTTCCCTAGAGGATATCAACAGGCGGGACCTTTTCACTACCATCTGCGCGGACGTTGTTGCTGCCGCTGCAGAGGCAGGCTCTGAGGATGCCCTCAGCCGGTTCCTTGGACGCCTGCTTGCATGGAGGCAGTTTCTGCGCGAGCGGCGCAGCGGACTCTCGCGGCAGGAAACCATAGGCCTGCTAGGTGAGCTTCTTGTTCTGGAACAGCTACTTTCGGCCGATCGGCGGCGCTTGTCCGCCTGGAAGTCGCCTGAAGACGGCCTGCACGACTTCGAAAGCAACGGTCATGCGCTCGAAATCAAGACTGGTCTCGGTCCATCATCCTCGATCACCATTTCGAAGCTGGACCAGCTCGACTTGATGGGACTTCGACAACTGGACCTCCTCCACGTCAGGCTTATCGAACTGCCTAGCGGACGATGCCTCCAGGACATTATTGCAGCAATCACCGGAAGCTTGCCAGATGATGCTTCGCGGCGCGCATTTGAGGATGCGCTTCTTGGTCGCGGCCTGATGCCGGATGACGATACAGCCAGGCTGTTACCCCGGGTTCAGCAACGATCAATCGACGCCTACTCCGTTACTGATGGATTTCCGCGCCTGCACCGGGGCGCTCTGCCGGTCGCCATCGTCGAAGCAATCTATACTCTTGAGGTACGCGCCATCTCGAATTTCGCGGTTGACCCCGCGGCCACTCTCGACGCGTTCGTGCAGGGAGGTCGCCAATGA